In a single window of the Nicotiana tomentosiformis chromosome 10, ASM39032v3, whole genome shotgun sequence genome:
- the LOC104110840 gene encoding glycine-rich RNA-binding protein GRP1A-like isoform X2 has product MAAEVEYSCFVGGLAWATTDRTLADAFGTYGEVLDSKIINDRETGRSRGFGFVTFKDEKCMRDAIEGMNGQELDGRNITVNEAQARGSGGGGGGYGGGRREGGGGGYGGGGYGGGGRY; this is encoded by the exons ATGGCTGCTGAAGTAGAATACAGTTGCTTCGTCGGTGGGCTCGCATGGGCTACCACCGATAGAACCTTAGCTGACGCTTTTGGTACATACGGCGAAGTTCTCGACTCGAAG aTCATTAACGACAGAGAAACTGGCAGATCTAGAGGATTTGGCTTTGTTACCTTTAAGGATGAGAAATGCATGAGGGATGCAATCGAAGGGATGAACGGTCAGGAACTTGACGGCCGTAACATTACTGTTAACGAAGCTCAGGCTCGTGGAAGTGGAGGCGGCGGCGGTGGTTACGGAG GTGGCCGACGTGAAGGAGGAGGCGGTGGTTACGGAGGTGGTGGTTATGGCGGTGGTGGGCGTTATTAG
- the LOC104110840 gene encoding glycine-rich RNA-binding protein-like isoform X1, with protein sequence MAAEVEYSCFVGGLAWATTDRTLADAFGTYGEVLDSKIINDRETGRSRGFGFVTFKDEKCMRDAIEGMNGQELDGRNITVNEAQARGSGGGGGGYGGGRREGGGGGYGGGGYGGGRREGGGGGYGGGRREGGGGGYGGGGYGGGGRY encoded by the exons ATGGCTGCTGAAGTAGAATACAGTTGCTTCGTCGGTGGGCTCGCATGGGCTACCACCGATAGAACCTTAGCTGACGCTTTTGGTACATACGGCGAAGTTCTCGACTCGAAG aTCATTAACGACAGAGAAACTGGCAGATCTAGAGGATTTGGCTTTGTTACCTTTAAGGATGAGAAATGCATGAGGGATGCAATCGAAGGGATGAACGGTCAGGAACTTGACGGCCGTAACATTACTGTTAACGAAGCTCAGGCTCGTGGAAGTGGAGGCGGCGGCGGTGGTTACGGAGGTGGCCGTCGTGAAGGGGGAGGCGGTGGTTATGGTGGTGGTGGATACGGAGGTGGCCGACGTGAGGGAGGCGGCGGCGGTTACGGAGGTGGCCGACGTGAAGGAGGAGGCGGTGGTTACGGAGGTGGTGGTTATGGCGGTGGTGGGCGTTATTAG
- the LOC117272950 gene encoding glycine-rich RNA-binding protein GRP1A-like, whose amino-acid sequence MAAEVEYRCFVGGLAWATTDRTLGDAFAHYGEVVDSKIINDRETGRSRGFGFVTFSDEKAMRDAIEGMNGQNLDGRNITVNEAQSRGSGGGGGGFGGGRRREGGYSGGGGYGGGGSYGGGRREGGYSGGGGGYGGGYGGGRDRGYGGGYGGGDGGSRYSRGGGASEGSWRN is encoded by the exons atggcAGCTGAGGTTGAGTACAGGTGCTTCGTCGGTGGGCTGGCATGGGCTACCACCGATAGAACGTTAGGAGATGCTTTTGCTCACTACGGCGAAGTGGTCGACTCGAAG ATCATCAACGATCGTGAAACTGGTAGATCAAGGGGATTTGGCTTTGTTACCTTCAGTGATGAGAAAGCAATGAGGGATGCGATTGAAGGAATGAACGGCCAGAACCTTGACGGCCGTAACATCACCGTTAATGAAGCTCAATCACGCGGCAGCGGTGGTGGTGGCGGTGGTTTCGGAGGTGGCAGACGCCGTGAGGGTGGATACAGTGGAGGTGGCGGATACGGTGGTGGTGGTAGTTACGGAGGTGGCAGACGCGAGGGTGGCTACAGTGGCGGCGGTGGTGGCTATGGTGGTGGTTACGGAGGTGGCCGTGACCGTGGATATGGTGGCGGTTATGGTGGTGGTGATGGTGGGTCCCGCTACTCAAGAGGTGGAGGTGCATCCGAGGGAAGCTGGAGGAATTAG